Proteins encoded by one window of Vampirovibrionales bacterium:
- a CDS encoding GlsB/YeaQ/YmgE family stress response membrane protein → MTILAIIIVGGILGWLASIVMRTDAQQGIFLNIVVGIVGAILAGFVLTPLLGGAPITSGAFDIRSLLVSFVGAVLLLGLINLMRRGSVR, encoded by the coding sequence ATGACCATTCTCGCTATTATCATTGTCGGCGGTATTCTGGGCTGGTTGGCCAGCATCGTGATGCGGACGGATGCGCAACAGGGTATTTTCCTGAATATCGTCGTCGGCATCGTGGGCGCCATTCTGGCGGGCTTCGTCTTGACGCCTTTGCTGGGCGGCGCGCCGATTACCTCGGGTGCGTTTGATATTCGTTCGCTGCTCGTGTCGTTTGTCGGGGCCGTGCTCTTGTTGGGTCTCATCA